Proteins encoded in a region of the Dasypus novemcinctus isolate mDasNov1 chromosome 24, mDasNov1.1.hap2, whole genome shotgun sequence genome:
- the ZNF334 gene encoding zinc finger protein 334 isoform X2 has product MNKSQELVSFKDLMVDFTQEEWQQLEPAQRSLYKDVMLENYSNFISVGYHVSKPEVIFKLEQGKEPWIVEEFSSRNYPVGDELENDKEIQDKHLRQILFLSNKTLITERANIFGKTFNLGMNIVPSRKIPYKFDSYGNSLKPNLEVIVAKKNYFKKIPNEHNGCGKQLLHAKHEKSYSEMKKYKYNQIKKARTQNEDLILHQNTQTLKQPFHYNQFGKTFLKRTVLLTQNRVHPENKPNECRECRKTFSKKSTLIVHQRIHTGEKPYVCNDCRKTFRVKTHLTRHQRIHTGEGPYECNKCRKTFSDKSALIIHQKIHRGEKSYECNECGKTFLWKSALTEHFRSHTGEKPYECQECGNAFSKKSYLVVHQRTHRGEKPNECNECGKTFFCKSALIAHQRIHTGEKPYECNECAKTFFRQSALNVHRRTHTGEKPYECSQCGKFLCTKSALIVHQITHRGKKSYECNECGRFFCHKSTLTIHQKTHTGEEHRVFNKYDRTFSVKSNHGEHKRMHRKGNIYEYNEHGLAISKNSHPVHQRTVWERPYECNECGKTYCRKSALTHHKKTHTGERPYECNECGKTFCQKFSFIEHQRTHTGEKPYECNECGKSFCHKSVLRVHWRIHTGEKPYECNECGKTYRRLWTLTEHKKIHTGEKPYECNKCEKTFRHKSNFLLHQKTHKE; this is encoded by the exons GAATTGGTTTCATTCAAGGATCTAATGGTGGACTTCACCCAGGAGGAGTGGCAGCAACTGGAGCCTGCTCAGAGAAGCCTGTACAAggatgtgatgctggagaactaTAGCAACTTCATCTCAGTGG GGTATCATGTTAGCAAACCAGAAGTGATCTTCAAATTGGAGCAAGGAAAAGAACCATGGATAGTGGAGGAATTCTCAAGTCGGAACTACCCAG TTGGTGATGAGTTGGAGAATGACAAGGAAATCCAGGACAAACATCTGAGGCAAATTTTATTCCTCAGCAACAAAACACTGATTACAGAGAGAgctaatatatttggaaaaacatTTAATCTGGGCATGAATATTGTTCCTTCAAGAAAAATACCCTATAAATTTGATTCATATGGAAATAGTTTGAAACCTAATTTAGAAGTCATTGTTGcaaagaaaaactattttaaaaaaattcctaatGAACACAATGGATGTGGGAAACAACTACTTCATGCTAAGCATGAGAAAAGTTATTCTGAAAtgaaaaagtacaaatataaCCAAATTAAGAAAGCCAGAACTCAAAATGAAGATCTTATTCTGCACCAGAACACTCAGACTTTGAAACAACCCTTTCACTATAATCAATTTGGGAAAACCTTCCTCAAGAGAACAGTCCTCCTGACACAGAATAGGGTACATCCTGAAAATAAGCCAAATGAGTGTAGGGAATGTAGGAAAACCTTCTCTAAGAAGTCCACCCTCATTgtacatcagagaattcacacgGGGGAGAAACCTTACGTTTGTAATGATTGTAGGAAAACTTTCCGTGTGAAGACACACCTCACTCGACACcaaagaattcatactggagagggACCCTATGAATGCAATAAATGTAGGAAGACCTTCTCTGACAAGTCAGCCCTCATCATACATCAGAAAATTCATAGAGGGGAGAAATCCTATGagtgtaatgaatgtggaaagaCTTTCCTTTGGAAGTCAGCCCTCACTGAACATTTTAGGtcacacacaggagagaaaccttatgaatgtcagGAATGTGGGAATGCCTTCAGCAAGAAATCTTACCTTGTTgtacatcagagaactcacagaggagagaaaccaaatgaatgtaatgaatgtgggaaaaccttcTTCTGCAAGTCAGCCCTTATTGcacatcagagaattcacacaggggagaaaccctatgaatgtaatgaatgtgcaaAGACCTTCTTCCGTCAGTCGGCCCTCAATGTGCATCGGAGAACTCATacaggtgagaaaccctatgaatgcagTCAGTGTGGAAAATTTTTATGTACTAAATCAGCCCTCATCGTACACCAGATAACTCATAGAGGAAAGAAAtcttatgaatgtaatgaatgtgggaggTTTTTCTGTCATAAGTCCACACTCACTATACATCAAAAAACTCATACAGGAGAGGAGCACagagtatttaataaatatgataGAACATTCAGTGTGAAGTCAAACCATGGTGAGCATAAGCGAATGCACAGAAAAGGGAACATTTATGAGTATAATGAACATGGGCTTGCTATCAGCAAAAACTCCCATCCTGTACATCAGAGAACTGTATGGGAGAGACcatatgaatgtaatgaatgtgggaaaacctACTGCCGAAAGTCAGCCCTCACTCACCATAAGAAAACACACACTGGAGAGAGAccttatgaatgtaatgaatgtgggaaaacttTCTGCCAGAAGTTCTCCTTCATTGAACATCAGCGaactcacactggggagaaaccgtatgaatgtaatgaatgtgggaaatcgTTTTGCCATAAGTCAGTCCTCAGGGTACACTGGAGaattcacacaggagagaaaccttatgaatgtaatgaatgtgggaaaacctATCGTCGGTTGTGGACTCTCACTGAACACAAGAAAATACACACAggggagaaaccctatgaatgtaacaAATGTGAGAAAACATTTCGCCACAAATCAAACTTCCTTTTACATCAGAAAACTCACAAGGAATGA
- the ZNF334 gene encoding zinc finger protein 334 isoform X3: MNKSQEEWQQLEPAQRSLYKDVMLENYSNFISVGYHVSKPEVIFKLEQGKEPWIVEEFSSRNYPEVGDELENDKEIQDKHLRQILFLSNKTLITERANIFGKTFNLGMNIVPSRKIPYKFDSYGNSLKPNLEVIVAKKNYFKKIPNEHNGCGKQLLHAKHEKSYSEMKKYKYNQIKKARTQNEDLILHQNTQTLKQPFHYNQFGKTFLKRTVLLTQNRVHPENKPNECRECRKTFSKKSTLIVHQRIHTGEKPYVCNDCRKTFRVKTHLTRHQRIHTGEGPYECNKCRKTFSDKSALIIHQKIHRGEKSYECNECGKTFLWKSALTEHFRSHTGEKPYECQECGNAFSKKSYLVVHQRTHRGEKPNECNECGKTFFCKSALIAHQRIHTGEKPYECNECAKTFFRQSALNVHRRTHTGEKPYECSQCGKFLCTKSALIVHQITHRGKKSYECNECGRFFCHKSTLTIHQKTHTGEEHRVFNKYDRTFSVKSNHGEHKRMHRKGNIYEYNEHGLAISKNSHPVHQRTVWERPYECNECGKTYCRKSALTHHKKTHTGERPYECNECGKTFCQKFSFIEHQRTHTGEKPYECNECGKSFCHKSVLRVHWRIHTGEKPYECNECGKTYRRLWTLTEHKKIHTGEKPYECNKCEKTFRHKSNFLLHQKTHKE; this comes from the exons GAGGAGTGGCAGCAACTGGAGCCTGCTCAGAGAAGCCTGTACAAggatgtgatgctggagaactaTAGCAACTTCATCTCAGTGG GGTATCATGTTAGCAAACCAGAAGTGATCTTCAAATTGGAGCAAGGAAAAGAACCATGGATAGTGGAGGAATTCTCAAGTCGGAACTACCCAG aaGTTGGTGATGAGTTGGAGAATGACAAGGAAATCCAGGACAAACATCTGAGGCAAATTTTATTCCTCAGCAACAAAACACTGATTACAGAGAGAgctaatatatttggaaaaacatTTAATCTGGGCATGAATATTGTTCCTTCAAGAAAAATACCCTATAAATTTGATTCATATGGAAATAGTTTGAAACCTAATTTAGAAGTCATTGTTGcaaagaaaaactattttaaaaaaattcctaatGAACACAATGGATGTGGGAAACAACTACTTCATGCTAAGCATGAGAAAAGTTATTCTGAAAtgaaaaagtacaaatataaCCAAATTAAGAAAGCCAGAACTCAAAATGAAGATCTTATTCTGCACCAGAACACTCAGACTTTGAAACAACCCTTTCACTATAATCAATTTGGGAAAACCTTCCTCAAGAGAACAGTCCTCCTGACACAGAATAGGGTACATCCTGAAAATAAGCCAAATGAGTGTAGGGAATGTAGGAAAACCTTCTCTAAGAAGTCCACCCTCATTgtacatcagagaattcacacgGGGGAGAAACCTTACGTTTGTAATGATTGTAGGAAAACTTTCCGTGTGAAGACACACCTCACTCGACACcaaagaattcatactggagagggACCCTATGAATGCAATAAATGTAGGAAGACCTTCTCTGACAAGTCAGCCCTCATCATACATCAGAAAATTCATAGAGGGGAGAAATCCTATGagtgtaatgaatgtggaaagaCTTTCCTTTGGAAGTCAGCCCTCACTGAACATTTTAGGtcacacacaggagagaaaccttatgaatgtcagGAATGTGGGAATGCCTTCAGCAAGAAATCTTACCTTGTTgtacatcagagaactcacagaggagagaaaccaaatgaatgtaatgaatgtgggaaaaccttcTTCTGCAAGTCAGCCCTTATTGcacatcagagaattcacacaggggagaaaccctatgaatgtaatgaatgtgcaaAGACCTTCTTCCGTCAGTCGGCCCTCAATGTGCATCGGAGAACTCATacaggtgagaaaccctatgaatgcagTCAGTGTGGAAAATTTTTATGTACTAAATCAGCCCTCATCGTACACCAGATAACTCATAGAGGAAAGAAAtcttatgaatgtaatgaatgtgggaggTTTTTCTGTCATAAGTCCACACTCACTATACATCAAAAAACTCATACAGGAGAGGAGCACagagtatttaataaatatgataGAACATTCAGTGTGAAGTCAAACCATGGTGAGCATAAGCGAATGCACAGAAAAGGGAACATTTATGAGTATAATGAACATGGGCTTGCTATCAGCAAAAACTCCCATCCTGTACATCAGAGAACTGTATGGGAGAGACcatatgaatgtaatgaatgtgggaaaacctACTGCCGAAAGTCAGCCCTCACTCACCATAAGAAAACACACACTGGAGAGAGAccttatgaatgtaatgaatgtgggaaaacttTCTGCCAGAAGTTCTCCTTCATTGAACATCAGCGaactcacactggggagaaaccgtatgaatgtaatgaatgtgggaaatcgTTTTGCCATAAGTCAGTCCTCAGGGTACACTGGAGaattcacacaggagagaaaccttatgaatgtaatgaatgtgggaaaacctATCGTCGGTTGTGGACTCTCACTGAACACAAGAAAATACACACAggggagaaaccctatgaatgtaacaAATGTGAGAAAACATTTCGCCACAAATCAAACTTCCTTTTACATCAGAAAACTCACAAGGAATGA
- the ZNF334 gene encoding zinc finger protein 334 isoform X1 yields MNKSQELVSFKDLMVDFTQEEWQQLEPAQRSLYKDVMLENYSNFISVGYHVSKPEVIFKLEQGKEPWIVEEFSSRNYPEVGDELENDKEIQDKHLRQILFLSNKTLITERANIFGKTFNLGMNIVPSRKIPYKFDSYGNSLKPNLEVIVAKKNYFKKIPNEHNGCGKQLLHAKHEKSYSEMKKYKYNQIKKARTQNEDLILHQNTQTLKQPFHYNQFGKTFLKRTVLLTQNRVHPENKPNECRECRKTFSKKSTLIVHQRIHTGEKPYVCNDCRKTFRVKTHLTRHQRIHTGEGPYECNKCRKTFSDKSALIIHQKIHRGEKSYECNECGKTFLWKSALTEHFRSHTGEKPYECQECGNAFSKKSYLVVHQRTHRGEKPNECNECGKTFFCKSALIAHQRIHTGEKPYECNECAKTFFRQSALNVHRRTHTGEKPYECSQCGKFLCTKSALIVHQITHRGKKSYECNECGRFFCHKSTLTIHQKTHTGEEHRVFNKYDRTFSVKSNHGEHKRMHRKGNIYEYNEHGLAISKNSHPVHQRTVWERPYECNECGKTYCRKSALTHHKKTHTGERPYECNECGKTFCQKFSFIEHQRTHTGEKPYECNECGKSFCHKSVLRVHWRIHTGEKPYECNECGKTYRRLWTLTEHKKIHTGEKPYECNKCEKTFRHKSNFLLHQKTHKE; encoded by the exons GAATTGGTTTCATTCAAGGATCTAATGGTGGACTTCACCCAGGAGGAGTGGCAGCAACTGGAGCCTGCTCAGAGAAGCCTGTACAAggatgtgatgctggagaactaTAGCAACTTCATCTCAGTGG GGTATCATGTTAGCAAACCAGAAGTGATCTTCAAATTGGAGCAAGGAAAAGAACCATGGATAGTGGAGGAATTCTCAAGTCGGAACTACCCAG aaGTTGGTGATGAGTTGGAGAATGACAAGGAAATCCAGGACAAACATCTGAGGCAAATTTTATTCCTCAGCAACAAAACACTGATTACAGAGAGAgctaatatatttggaaaaacatTTAATCTGGGCATGAATATTGTTCCTTCAAGAAAAATACCCTATAAATTTGATTCATATGGAAATAGTTTGAAACCTAATTTAGAAGTCATTGTTGcaaagaaaaactattttaaaaaaattcctaatGAACACAATGGATGTGGGAAACAACTACTTCATGCTAAGCATGAGAAAAGTTATTCTGAAAtgaaaaagtacaaatataaCCAAATTAAGAAAGCCAGAACTCAAAATGAAGATCTTATTCTGCACCAGAACACTCAGACTTTGAAACAACCCTTTCACTATAATCAATTTGGGAAAACCTTCCTCAAGAGAACAGTCCTCCTGACACAGAATAGGGTACATCCTGAAAATAAGCCAAATGAGTGTAGGGAATGTAGGAAAACCTTCTCTAAGAAGTCCACCCTCATTgtacatcagagaattcacacgGGGGAGAAACCTTACGTTTGTAATGATTGTAGGAAAACTTTCCGTGTGAAGACACACCTCACTCGACACcaaagaattcatactggagagggACCCTATGAATGCAATAAATGTAGGAAGACCTTCTCTGACAAGTCAGCCCTCATCATACATCAGAAAATTCATAGAGGGGAGAAATCCTATGagtgtaatgaatgtggaaagaCTTTCCTTTGGAAGTCAGCCCTCACTGAACATTTTAGGtcacacacaggagagaaaccttatgaatgtcagGAATGTGGGAATGCCTTCAGCAAGAAATCTTACCTTGTTgtacatcagagaactcacagaggagagaaaccaaatgaatgtaatgaatgtgggaaaaccttcTTCTGCAAGTCAGCCCTTATTGcacatcagagaattcacacaggggagaaaccctatgaatgtaatgaatgtgcaaAGACCTTCTTCCGTCAGTCGGCCCTCAATGTGCATCGGAGAACTCATacaggtgagaaaccctatgaatgcagTCAGTGTGGAAAATTTTTATGTACTAAATCAGCCCTCATCGTACACCAGATAACTCATAGAGGAAAGAAAtcttatgaatgtaatgaatgtgggaggTTTTTCTGTCATAAGTCCACACTCACTATACATCAAAAAACTCATACAGGAGAGGAGCACagagtatttaataaatatgataGAACATTCAGTGTGAAGTCAAACCATGGTGAGCATAAGCGAATGCACAGAAAAGGGAACATTTATGAGTATAATGAACATGGGCTTGCTATCAGCAAAAACTCCCATCCTGTACATCAGAGAACTGTATGGGAGAGACcatatgaatgtaatgaatgtgggaaaacctACTGCCGAAAGTCAGCCCTCACTCACCATAAGAAAACACACACTGGAGAGAGAccttatgaatgtaatgaatgtgggaaaacttTCTGCCAGAAGTTCTCCTTCATTGAACATCAGCGaactcacactggggagaaaccgtatgaatgtaatgaatgtgggaaatcgTTTTGCCATAAGTCAGTCCTCAGGGTACACTGGAGaattcacacaggagagaaaccttatgaatgtaatgaatgtgggaaaacctATCGTCGGTTGTGGACTCTCACTGAACACAAGAAAATACACACAggggagaaaccctatgaatgtaacaAATGTGAGAAAACATTTCGCCACAAATCAAACTTCCTTTTACATCAGAAAACTCACAAGGAATGA